A part of Nocardioides sp. WS12 genomic DNA contains:
- a CDS encoding MerR family transcriptional regulator: protein MKIGEVAERTGVAARLIRYYEQQGLVSADRADNGYRSYTEAHVDRVERAAGLIQAGIPTRLVKVLLEAEDACAREEPTCPDEVSQLLATELDGLDQRITCLTRSRDTIRRYLAQTRSNASGTT, encoded by the coding sequence ATGAAGATCGGTGAAGTCGCCGAACGTACCGGCGTCGCGGCCCGGCTCATCCGGTACTACGAGCAGCAGGGTCTCGTCAGCGCAGACCGTGCCGACAACGGCTATCGCAGCTACACCGAGGCCCACGTCGATCGCGTCGAGCGCGCCGCAGGACTCATCCAGGCCGGCATCCCGACCCGGTTGGTCAAGGTGCTCCTCGAGGCCGAGGACGCCTGCGCCCGCGAAGAACCCACCTGCCCGGACGAGGTGTCCCAGTTGCTCGCGACCGAACTCGACGGGCTCGACCAGCGGATCACGTGCCTGACCCGCAGCCGCGACACGATCCGTCGCTACCTGGCGCAGACCCGGTCCAACGCGTCCGGGACCACCTGA
- a CDS encoding LLM class flavin-dependent oxidoreductase has product MKKIGFLSFGHWADSPGSLTRTASDTLLQSIDLAVAAEELGADGAYFRVHHFARQLGSPFPLLAAIGARTSRIEIGTGVIDMRYENPLYFAEDGGAADLISGGRLQLGISRGSPEQVIDGWRLFGYAPAEGETEADMARRHTEVLLEVLRGEGFAQPNPRPMFANPPGLLRLEPFSEGLRDRIWWGAASNGTARWAAGLGMNLMSSTLKEDEGGQPFHVQQAEQIRVFRDAWAEAGHAHQPRVSVSRSIFPLVNEQDRMYFGGRPDSDQVGQIDNMRAIFGRSYAAEPDALIEQLREDEAIAEADTLLLTVPNQLGVDYNAHVIESILTEVAPALGWR; this is encoded by the coding sequence GTGAAGAAGATCGGATTCCTTTCCTTCGGACACTGGGCGGACAGCCCCGGCTCGCTGACCCGTACCGCCTCCGACACCTTGCTCCAGTCGATCGACCTCGCGGTCGCGGCGGAGGAACTGGGCGCTGACGGCGCGTACTTCCGGGTCCACCACTTCGCCCGGCAACTCGGCAGCCCGTTCCCCCTGCTCGCCGCGATCGGCGCCCGGACCAGCCGGATCGAGATCGGCACCGGCGTGATCGACATGCGGTACGAGAACCCGCTCTACTTCGCGGAAGACGGGGGAGCAGCCGACCTGATCTCCGGCGGCCGACTGCAGCTCGGCATCTCCCGAGGGTCACCGGAGCAGGTGATCGACGGCTGGCGTCTCTTCGGGTACGCCCCGGCCGAGGGGGAGACGGAGGCCGACATGGCCCGTCGCCACACCGAGGTGTTGCTGGAGGTCCTGCGTGGCGAGGGCTTTGCGCAGCCGAACCCGCGCCCGATGTTCGCCAACCCGCCGGGACTGTTGCGGCTCGAGCCGTTCTCGGAGGGGCTTCGTGACCGGATCTGGTGGGGCGCGGCGTCGAACGGTACGGCGCGCTGGGCCGCTGGCCTGGGCATGAACCTGATGAGCTCGACGCTCAAGGAGGACGAGGGCGGCCAGCCGTTCCACGTCCAGCAGGCCGAGCAGATCCGAGTGTTCCGCGACGCCTGGGCCGAAGCCGGCCACGCACACCAGCCACGGGTGTCGGTCAGCCGGTCGATCTTCCCGCTCGTCAACGAGCAGGATCGGATGTACTTCGGCGGTCGCCCGGACAGCGACCAGGTCGGCCAGATCGACAACATGCGCGCGATCTTCGGTCGCTCCTACGCGGCCGAGCCGGACGCCCTCATTGAGCAGTTGCGCGAGGACGAGGCCATCGCCGAGGCGGACACGTTGCTGCTCACGGTGCCGAACCAGTTGGGCGTCGACTACAACGCCCACGTGATCGAATCGATCCTGACCGAGGTCGCGCCGGCGCTCGGCTGGCGCTGA
- a CDS encoding transcription antitermination factor NusB: MSEPRGGRRRPSGPKRPPKPKSDPVRAAALDVLRVVRVDGGYTNLVLPSVIAHHGLVGRDAAFVTELAAGTIRRQGTYDAILATCIDRPLRKVEVAVLDALRLGAHQLLAMRVPSHAAISTTVDLVRDKVSVGASGFANAVLRKVSNRDLEAWIAEVAPDLATNPNGHLAIAHSHPAWVVEALGQAVGTDELPALLAADNVPPRVTLVARPGRSSRDELPGTPTPYSPFGTVLSSGGDPSAIEAVVEGRAGVQDEGSQLVALALAEASVEGRDERWLDLCAGPGGKAALLAAIASERGALLIGTELHHHRAGLVAKAAGADLAGVLQADATRAPFADDSIDRILLDAPCTGLGALRRRPEARWRRTPGDLADLVALQQALLTEAARILRPGGALLYATCSPVLAETSEVVTAVTNAVAGLRVDDVRPLLPGVTDADGPLPGTAQLWPHRHGTDAMFLALLRKE, from the coding sequence GTGAGCGAGCCTCGGGGCGGCCGTCGCCGACCCAGCGGCCCGAAGCGGCCGCCCAAGCCGAAGAGCGATCCGGTCCGGGCTGCGGCACTCGACGTGCTGCGCGTCGTCCGGGTCGACGGCGGCTACACGAACCTCGTGCTGCCGTCGGTCATTGCGCACCACGGCCTCGTCGGGCGCGACGCCGCGTTCGTCACCGAGCTCGCTGCCGGCACGATCCGCCGGCAGGGCACGTACGATGCCATCCTCGCCACCTGCATCGACCGCCCCCTGCGCAAGGTGGAGGTCGCTGTCCTCGACGCGCTCCGCCTCGGCGCCCACCAGTTGCTGGCGATGCGGGTGCCCTCGCACGCCGCGATCAGCACGACGGTCGACCTGGTCCGCGACAAGGTCAGCGTCGGTGCGAGCGGCTTCGCCAACGCCGTCCTGCGCAAGGTCAGCAACCGCGACCTGGAGGCCTGGATCGCCGAGGTCGCGCCGGATCTCGCGACGAATCCGAACGGCCACCTCGCCATCGCGCACAGCCACCCGGCCTGGGTTGTTGAAGCGCTTGGTCAGGCCGTCGGCACTGACGAACTTCCGGCCCTGTTGGCCGCCGACAACGTCCCGCCGCGGGTGACCCTGGTGGCCCGCCCCGGACGCTCGAGCCGCGACGAACTCCCGGGTACGCCGACGCCGTACTCACCGTTCGGGACGGTGCTCTCCAGTGGCGGGGACCCGTCCGCGATCGAGGCAGTGGTCGAGGGGCGTGCCGGAGTACAGGACGAGGGCTCGCAACTGGTCGCGCTCGCGCTGGCCGAGGCCAGTGTCGAAGGCCGTGACGAGCGGTGGCTCGACCTGTGCGCTGGTCCTGGCGGCAAGGCTGCGCTGCTCGCTGCGATTGCCAGCGAGCGTGGCGCGTTGCTGATCGGCACCGAACTGCACCACCACCGCGCAGGACTGGTGGCGAAGGCGGCGGGCGCGGACCTCGCGGGCGTGCTCCAGGCCGACGCGACCCGTGCGCCGTTCGCTGACGACAGCATCGACCGGATCCTGCTCGACGCCCCGTGCACCGGCCTCGGCGCGCTGCGTCGCCGCCCGGAAGCCCGCTGGCGTCGTACTCCTGGCGACTTGGCCGATCTGGTCGCGCTCCAGCAGGCCCTGCTGACCGAGGCTGCGCGCATCCTCCGGCCCGGGGGAGCGTTGCTGTACGCGACCTGTTCGCCGGTGCTCGCGGAGACGTCCGAGGTCGTGACCGCGGTGACGAACGCAGTCGCGGGCCTCCGGGTGGACGACGTGCGCCCGTTGCTGCCCGGCGTCACCGACGCCGACGGTCCGTTGCCGGGCACGGCCCAGTTGTGGCCGCACCGGCACGGCACCGACGCGATGTTCCTGGCGCTGCTGCGCAAGGAATGA
- the fmt gene encoding methionyl-tRNA formyltransferase encodes MRVVFAGTPEVAVPALDAIVASPHELVGVITRPDAPSGRGRKLTPSPVGLRAEELGVPVLKPTHPRDPEFQAALKALEPDCCPVVAYGALIPRSALDIPKHGWVNLHFSVLPAWRGAAPVQHSIWAGDEYTGATTFQIVEALDAGPMFGVMTERIKPTDTAGDLLERLAEGGSSLLVATLDGIADGALEARTQPLEGVTLAPKITVENARISWTDPAVGIDRLIRACTPGPGAWTTLDGERVKVGPVSLEEDAPELAPGAISVGKNHVLVGTASGAVRLGEVKAFGKKQMAAADWARGVRLPETATFE; translated from the coding sequence GTGAGAGTTGTCTTTGCCGGTACCCCCGAGGTCGCTGTCCCCGCGCTCGACGCGATCGTTGCGTCCCCGCACGAGCTCGTCGGCGTGATCACCCGACCCGACGCGCCCTCGGGTCGTGGTCGCAAGCTGACGCCGAGCCCCGTGGGCCTGCGCGCCGAGGAGTTGGGTGTTCCGGTGCTCAAGCCGACGCACCCTCGCGACCCGGAGTTCCAGGCCGCACTGAAGGCGCTCGAACCCGACTGCTGCCCGGTCGTCGCCTACGGTGCCCTGATCCCGCGCAGTGCCCTCGACATCCCGAAGCACGGTTGGGTCAACCTGCACTTCTCGGTGCTTCCCGCCTGGCGCGGCGCGGCACCGGTGCAGCACTCGATCTGGGCGGGCGACGAATACACCGGCGCCACGACGTTCCAGATCGTGGAGGCGCTGGACGCCGGCCCGATGTTCGGCGTGATGACCGAGCGGATCAAGCCGACCGACACGGCCGGTGACTTGCTGGAGCGTCTGGCCGAGGGTGGATCGAGCCTGCTGGTCGCGACTCTCGACGGCATCGCTGACGGAGCCCTCGAGGCCCGCACCCAGCCGCTCGAAGGCGTCACCCTCGCACCCAAGATCACGGTCGAGAATGCCCGGATCAGCTGGACCGACCCGGCTGTCGGCATCGACCGCCTGATCCGTGCCTGCACCCCCGGTCCCGGCGCGTGGACGACCCTCGACGGCGAGCGGGTGAAGGTTGGACCGGTGTCCCTCGAGGAGGACGCACCGGAGCTGGCCCCCGGCGCGATCAGTGTCGGCAAGAACCACGTCCTCGTCGGTACGGCGTCCGGCGCCGTGCGTCTTGGCGAGGTCAAGGCGTTCGGCAAGAAGCAGATGGCTGCTGCCGACTGGGCGCGCGGCGTGCGCTTGCCCGAGACCGCGACGTTCGAGTGA
- the def gene encoding peptide deformylase gives MAIRPIRLFGDPILRKPAIEVVDFDTDLRQLVTDLTDTMLEAPGAGLAAPQIGVGLRVFTWYVDGEVGHLVNPSLQLSADTQDGAEGCLSLPELTYDCLRAMSVVASGFNMYGDPVRIEGSELLARAIQHETDHLDGILFIDRLDAAARKAAMREIRESEWFGLEKPTVKLSPHATGGFGL, from the coding sequence GTGGCCATTCGACCCATCCGCCTGTTCGGCGATCCGATCCTGCGCAAGCCTGCGATCGAGGTCGTCGATTTCGACACCGACTTGCGGCAACTGGTCACCGACCTGACCGACACGATGCTGGAGGCCCCGGGCGCCGGCCTGGCTGCGCCGCAGATCGGGGTCGGGCTCCGCGTCTTCACCTGGTACGTCGACGGGGAGGTCGGCCACCTGGTCAACCCGTCGCTGCAGCTGTCCGCCGACACCCAGGACGGCGCCGAAGGCTGCCTCTCCCTGCCCGAGCTCACCTACGACTGCCTGCGGGCGATGTCGGTCGTCGCCTCCGGCTTCAACATGTACGGCGACCCGGTCCGCATCGAGGGATCCGAACTGCTGGCTCGGGCGATCCAGCACGAGACCGATCACCTCGACGGCATCTTGTTCATCGACCGCCTCGACGCGGCCGCCCGCAAGGCTGCGATGCGCGAGATCCGCGAGTCGGAGTGGTTCGGGCTCGAGAAGCCGACCGTGAAACTGTCCCCCCACGCGACGGGAGGCTTCGGCCTGTGA
- a CDS encoding primosomal protein N', giving the protein MTPTPDEPALELPGLVRDRAAEGRAKAAATRARKVAETELATVDPVARVVLEVPLAHLDRVFDYLVPAAMAEDAVPGTRVKVRFAGQAVDGFVVERTAASGHDGVLSPLRRLVSAEPVLSPAVEALCRRVAERYAGVSADVRRLAVPPRHATTEREPSPASPPVPVLTGCDEAWSPYPAAGAFLEHLRSGHAPRAVWGAGPGEDWPALLAHLAGAALAAGRGTIICLPDHRDITRVDAALTALLGEGHHVTLQAEPGPAARYRDFLAVSRGTRKIVVGPRSAAFAPVRDLGLVVIWDDGDDLHAEPRAPYPHTREVLLLRADEEKAAALVGAFSRTVEADQLLRSGWAREIALPRTEVRARALVAVSGATEQSLERDPDSAGARIPREAHQAMKWGLERGPVLVQTPRAGYALRLACERCRTPARCTVCAGPLGLTGPTTPPRCRLCATEATAWACPECGAAGLRSPMLGDARTADELGRSFPKIPVLASSGERIRATVDGAPRLVVATPGAEPVAEGGYAVVVLLDTWWVLGRDSMRAAEEALRRWCNAVGLVRPGGRALAVGDAGQPALQALVRWDPAGFAAREAEERREARLPPAARVASLTGAPGALDDMRALLHLPEAADVLGPVPVEGKPDEERLIVRVPRSHGPALSRALVEAQRLRSARKLEPVRIQVDPSELLG; this is encoded by the coding sequence ATGACCCCGACCCCCGACGAACCGGCGCTGGAACTGCCCGGCCTCGTGCGGGACCGGGCAGCGGAAGGTCGCGCCAAGGCGGCTGCGACGCGCGCCCGGAAGGTGGCGGAGACGGAGTTGGCGACGGTGGATCCGGTCGCCCGCGTCGTACTCGAGGTGCCGCTGGCGCATCTGGACCGGGTGTTCGACTACCTCGTTCCTGCGGCGATGGCCGAAGACGCCGTTCCGGGGACGCGGGTCAAGGTCCGCTTCGCAGGCCAGGCGGTCGACGGTTTCGTGGTGGAGCGCACTGCAGCGTCCGGGCACGACGGCGTGTTGTCGCCGCTGCGACGACTCGTGAGTGCCGAGCCGGTGCTGAGTCCGGCTGTCGAGGCCCTGTGTCGCCGGGTGGCCGAGCGCTATGCCGGCGTCTCTGCCGATGTACGACGCCTCGCGGTCCCGCCACGCCATGCGACCACCGAGCGGGAGCCCTCGCCGGCATCTCCGCCGGTGCCGGTCCTGACGGGCTGTGACGAGGCCTGGTCGCCGTACCCGGCCGCAGGAGCGTTCCTCGAGCACCTGCGCAGTGGCCATGCGCCACGAGCCGTCTGGGGCGCGGGCCCGGGGGAGGACTGGCCGGCCCTGCTCGCCCACCTGGCCGGTGCTGCGCTGGCGGCCGGACGCGGGACGATCATCTGTCTGCCCGACCACCGCGACATCACGCGCGTCGACGCTGCGCTGACGGCGTTGCTGGGCGAGGGGCACCACGTCACGTTGCAGGCTGAGCCCGGTCCGGCGGCTCGCTACCGCGATTTCCTGGCGGTGAGTCGGGGCACCCGCAAGATCGTGGTCGGTCCGCGCTCCGCTGCGTTCGCCCCAGTGCGCGACCTCGGACTCGTGGTGATCTGGGACGACGGCGACGACCTGCATGCCGAGCCCCGGGCGCCGTACCCCCACACGCGGGAAGTCCTGCTCCTGCGAGCGGACGAGGAGAAGGCGGCTGCCCTGGTGGGGGCCTTCTCCCGCACGGTTGAGGCCGACCAGTTGCTCCGCTCCGGATGGGCGCGCGAGATCGCGTTGCCCCGGACCGAGGTGCGCGCGCGTGCCCTCGTCGCTGTGTCTGGCGCGACCGAGCAGTCGCTCGAACGCGACCCGGACAGTGCCGGAGCCCGGATCCCGCGCGAGGCCCACCAGGCCATGAAGTGGGGCCTCGAACGCGGCCCCGTGCTCGTCCAGACCCCGCGTGCGGGTTACGCCCTGCGCCTGGCGTGCGAGCGCTGTCGTACTCCTGCCCGCTGTACCGTGTGCGCCGGGCCCCTGGGCCTGACCGGCCCCACGACGCCGCCGCGCTGCCGTCTGTGCGCCACCGAGGCCACGGCGTGGGCCTGTCCCGAGTGCGGTGCCGCTGGTCTGCGGTCACCGATGCTCGGCGATGCCCGCACGGCCGACGAGTTGGGCCGTTCCTTCCCGAAGATCCCGGTGCTGGCTTCGTCGGGCGAGCGGATCCGGGCCACGGTCGACGGCGCACCCCGACTCGTGGTGGCCACGCCCGGCGCCGAGCCCGTGGCGGAGGGTGGGTACGCGGTCGTCGTACTCCTGGACACGTGGTGGGTGCTCGGTCGCGACAGCATGCGCGCGGCCGAGGAAGCGTTGCGGCGCTGGTGCAACGCGGTCGGCCTGGTGCGGCCCGGTGGACGTGCGCTGGCGGTGGGCGACGCTGGCCAGCCGGCGCTGCAGGCCCTCGTGCGGTGGGACCCGGCCGGTTTCGCTGCCCGCGAAGCCGAGGAGCGGCGCGAGGCACGGCTGCCTCCGGCTGCGCGGGTGGCCTCGCTCACCGGCGCACCGGGTGCGCTCGACGACATGCGCGCCCTCCTGCACCTCCCGGAGGCCGCCGACGTCCTCGGCCCGGTGCCCGTCGAAGGCAAGCCCGACGAGGAACGCCTGATCGTGCGGGTGCCCCGCAGCCACGGGCCGGCACTGTCGCGGGCGCTGGTCGAGGCACAACGACTGCGGTCGGCCCGCAAGCTCGAACCAGTGAGGATTCAGGTCGATCCATCCGAACTCCTAGGATGA